A genomic window from Lotus japonicus ecotype B-129 chromosome 1, LjGifu_v1.2 includes:
- the LOC130728007 gene encoding probable protein phosphatase 2C 65 encodes MGGCCSCSHDVSVRGKVESEVDDGEYEYESHENVDDVTYQRDGATIRLRGSSKFASMYCQQGKKGVNQDAMTVWEDYTGEQDMIFCGVFDGHGPLGHKVSQFIRDNLPSKLSEAIKMSQQKTCKYYDAHDTDTASFDDVYDDDNNINMSLASWEGCFLKSFDEMDDHLAQEINTDSYCSGCTAVTVIKQGDQLIVSNLGDSRAVLCTRERDQLVPVQLTVDLKPDLPGEASRIMSCEGRVFAADEEPDVYRIWMPDDDCPGLAMSRAFGDFCLKDYGLIAVPEIFYRKITKQDEFVVLATDGVWDVLTNSEVINIVASAPRRSIAAKLLVKRAVRAWRYKYPGSKVDDCAAVCLFLDDQPLLSHSQSSMCRKSRHRSKHLHRNEDTETVDGKVGVELDEEWKALGGLVRANSMSKLPRLARDVSRRQSSKHLKGS; translated from the exons ATGGGTGGCTGTTGCAGTTGCAGCCACGATGTTTCAGTTCGGGGCAAGGTGGAAAGCGAGGTGGATGATGGGGAATATGAGTATGAATCTCATGAGAATGTTGATGATGTTACGTATCAACGTGATGGAGCAACGATCAGGCTTAGGGGATCCTCTAAGTTTGCATCAATGTACTGCCAACAGGGTAAGAAAGGTGTGAACCAAGATGCAATGACTGTTTGGGAG GACTATACCGGAGAACAAGATATGATCTTTTGTGGCGTGTTCGACGGTCATGGTCCTCTCGGGCACAAGGTTTCGCAATTCATCCGTGACAATCTACCCTCAAAACTGTCTGAAGCAATCAAAATGTCACAACAGAAGACCTGCAAATACTATGATGCTCATGATACAGACACTGCCAGTTTCGATGACGTCTACGACGATGATAATAACATCAACATGTCCCTTGCTTCATGGGAGGGATGCTTTCTGAAATCCTTTGATGAGATGGATGATCACCTTGCTCAGGAAATCAACACTGACAGCTATTGCAGTGGTTGCACAGCTGTAACTGTAATTAAACAG GGTGATCAGCTGATAGTTAGCAATTTGGGTGATTCTCGCGCAGTTCTTTGCACAAGGGAAAGAGACCAACTTGTTCCTGTTCAACTTACTGTTGACTTGAAACCAGATCTTCCAG GTGAAGCCTCAAGAATCATGAGCTGTGAAGGCAGAGTTTTCGCAGCAGATGAAGAACCGGATGTTTACAGAATTTGGATGCCGGATGATGACTGCCCTGGACTAGCTATGTCAAGAGCCTTTGGAGATTTCTGCCTTAAAGATTATGGCCTCATTGCAGTTCCTGAAATATTCTATAGAAAAATCACCAAGCAAGATGAGTTTGTGGTTTTGGCAACTGATGGG GTATGGGATGTGCTTACTAATAGTGAAGTAATAAACATAGTTGCTTCAGCACCAAGGAGGTCCATCGCGGCCAAATTGTTAGTAAAACGCGCTGTTAGAGCCTGGAGGTACAAGTATCCTGGCTCCAAGGTTGATGACTGTGCAGCCGTATGCTTGTTTCTTGATGATCAGCCTTTGTTATCCCATTCCCAGTCCAGTATGTGTCGAAAAAGTCGGCATCGTAGCAAGCACCTGCATAGAAATGAAGATACTGAAACTGTGGATGGCAAGGTTGGAGTGGAACTGGATGAAGAATGGAAAGCTCTTGGAGGGCTAGTCAGAGCCAACTCCATGTCGAAACTTCCGCGCCTCGCTAGGGATGTGAGTAGAAGGCAATCATCTAAGCACCTAAAGGGAAGTTGA